The Nocardia sp. NBC_00508 nucleotide sequence GCTTTTCCTGGAATCATCGGGCGAACGACCGACGTGTCGAGGCCCGCGTGGCCCCAACCGGTGCGTGCGGTACCGGGGGCGCCCAACCTGCTGTTCATCGTGCTCGATGACACGGGATTCGCACAGCTCGGTTGTTACGGCAGTCCCATCTCCACACCGCATATCGACGGCCTGGCCGCGGGCGGACTGCTGTACAACAACATGCATACGACGGCACTGTGCTCACCGTCGCGTTCCTGCTTGATCACCGGTCGCAACCACCATGCCAACGCGATGGCGGGCATCACGGAGATAGCCACGGGATATCCCGGCTACAACGGCAACATTCCGTTCGAGAACGGATTCCTCTCCGAGATGCTGCTGCAGCACGGGTACAACACCTACATGGTCGGCAAATGGCACCTGGTGCCGTCGGAGCAGGAATCGGCGGCCGGCCCCTACGATCGTTGGCCCCTCGGCCGGGGTTTCGAGCGGTTCTACGGCTTCCTCGGCGGCGACACCAGCCAGTGGTATCCGGATCTGGTGCACGACAACCACCAGGTCGAGCCGCCCCGGACGCCCGACGAGGGCTACCATCTGACCGCGGATCTGGTCGACAAGGCGATCTCCTTCATCGCCAGCGCGAAGCAGGTCGCCCCGGACAAGCCGTTCTTCCTGAACTTCTGCACCGGGGCGACCCACGCACCCCACCATGTACCGAAGGAGTGGGCGGATCGCTACCGAGGCCGATTCGACGACGGCTGGGACGCCTACCGCGAGTCCACCTTCGACCGCCAACTCCGGCAGGGCGTCGTACCGCCGGACGCCCGGCTCTCCCGCCGTGACCCGGATGTGCCGGACTGGAACTCCCTGTCGCCTGACGCGCGCCGCCTGGCCGCGCGAATGATGGAGGTCTACGCCGGATTTCTCGCGCATACCGACCACCACATCGGACGGTTGCTGGAGTTTCTGGAGCACACCGGCGAACTCGACAACACCTTGATCATGCTCGTCTCCGACAACGGAGCCAGCCCCGAGGGCGGCGTCTCAGGTACCACGAACGAGCTGCAGTTCTTCAACAACGCCCCGGAACCGCTGGAAGACAGTCTTCGAGCCATCGACGAACTCGGCGGACCGACCACGTTCAACCATTACCCGTGGGGCTGGACCTCGGCGGGCAACACGCCCTTCCGGCGGTGGAAGCGCGAGACCTACCGCGGTGGCGTCAGCGATCCGTTTCTGGTCCATTGGCCACGCGGCATCGCGGCACAGGGTGAAGTGCGAACCCAGTACGCACACTTGATCGACATTGTTCCGACTGTCCTGGACGCGTTCGGAATCGAACCCCCGGCCACCATCAAAGGCGTATCACAGTCGCCTATTCACGGTGTCAGCTTCGCCCACACGTTCGATGACCCGACCACACCGACCCAGCATCACACGCAATACTTCGAGATGCTCGGTCACCGCGCGATCGACCACGACGGATGGCGGGCCGTGTGCCCGTGGCCCGGGCCGTCCTTCGCCGAGGCGGACAAACCCTTCGGCAGCCCTATCACCGCGGAGGACCTCGGCAAGCTGGACGCCGACCACTGGGAGCTGTACCACATCGCCGAGGACTTCGCCGAGACCCGTGACCTCGCCGCCGAACACCGCGACAAGCTCATCGAAATGATCTCACTGTGGTACGTGGAAGCCGGTAGATACGAGGTACTGCCCATCGACGGCAGCGGCCTGCAACGGCTGGTGGCAGAGCGCCCGCAGATCACGCAGGCACAGACCCGGTACACACTTCGGCCCGGCACCGAGACGCTGCCCGCGGCCGTCTCCCCTCGGGTATTGAACCGTCCGCACAGTGTCACCGCCGATGTCGAGATCCCGCCCGGCGGCGCTGAAGGCGTCCTGCTCTGCCAGGGCACCAACGTCGGAGGCTGGTCCTTCTTCGTCAAGGACGGCCGATTGCACTACGCCCACAACTACGTTCGGCGCACCGTCCACCGGGTCTCCCCCGCGGACCTCGTTCCCGAAGGCCGCCACGAGTTGCGCTTCGAATTCGAACCCACCGGTGCGCCCGATTTCGCCAATGGCAAAGGCACACCGGGCCGCGCTCGGCTCTACATCGACCGCAGCTTGGTCGGCGAGGCCGATTTCCCGTTCATCACGCCGGTCGCGTTCAACCCCGGCGGGATGACCTGCGGCGCCAACCCGGGCTCCGCGGTGGTCTCCGACTACGAACCTCCGTTCCGGTTCACCGGCACATTGCACACCGTCGTCGTCGACCTCTCCGGAGAGCTGATCACCGATATGCACAGCGAGATGCGCATGCACATGGCCCGGCAGTAGGCCCACCGCTCAGCCGGGAGCCGCCTCCGCTCCGACTCACACGACAGAGCCGCGGTGGAGATCGAGCAGGTCCGGCTGGCGCATCTTCGGCGGTGACGGGGGCGGCGATGGCACGGTGTGTCGATGTGCGGGTGGATGTGCCTGTCGCTGTGGTGGTTTCGCGGCCGTAGTGGATGTGGGCCGACCCTGATCCGGCTGACCAGCCAGGCCGTCCCCGGGTATCACAGGTGAGTGGTGTCACACGCGCCGACGTGCAACACCACTCACCCGGCTCGAGCCCGACCCGCGATCGGAACCGGTCAGATCTCCCCCGGCCTGACCGCGTATACCTCGTGCAGTTCGGTTCTGATCAGGCTCGGGTCCTGACGTGTTTGCGCGGACAGCCCGTACAGACGCAACAATTCGCACGGAATTGCTGGAGAGTCGTCAGCATTCGTTCATGAACCTTTCGAGGGTCGGACCGATGACGGCCAGTGCGTATGGGTGAGTCAACTCGAGATGGCGTGCTTCGACGACCGTGTTGTGCAGGTCGCCGGTGATGAAGGGTCGCCACGTTTGCACGACAGCGTCGTGGTCGACGCGGTCTTTTCCTGCGGTGAAGAAGACGACGTCGCCGTCGAAGACTCCGGGCCGGTAGTCCTGGGCGATGCCGCTCGCGGTTTCGAAGCTCTCCATGACCCGATCGACCTGTTCGGAAGTGAACATCCCGCTCGCGGTCACCTGATCACGGATGACGGCCCATGCCTGCTCGTGGGTGCCTGCGGTCACCTCGCCGCCGAGATCGAACAG carries:
- a CDS encoding arylsulfatase — encoded protein: MALEEYRRGTAFPGIIGRTTDVSRPAWPQPVRAVPGAPNLLFIVLDDTGFAQLGCYGSPISTPHIDGLAAGGLLYNNMHTTALCSPSRSCLITGRNHHANAMAGITEIATGYPGYNGNIPFENGFLSEMLLQHGYNTYMVGKWHLVPSEQESAAGPYDRWPLGRGFERFYGFLGGDTSQWYPDLVHDNHQVEPPRTPDEGYHLTADLVDKAISFIASAKQVAPDKPFFLNFCTGATHAPHHVPKEWADRYRGRFDDGWDAYRESTFDRQLRQGVVPPDARLSRRDPDVPDWNSLSPDARRLAARMMEVYAGFLAHTDHHIGRLLEFLEHTGELDNTLIMLVSDNGASPEGGVSGTTNELQFFNNAPEPLEDSLRAIDELGGPTTFNHYPWGWTSAGNTPFRRWKRETYRGGVSDPFLVHWPRGIAAQGEVRTQYAHLIDIVPTVLDAFGIEPPATIKGVSQSPIHGVSFAHTFDDPTTPTQHHTQYFEMLGHRAIDHDGWRAVCPWPGPSFAEADKPFGSPITAEDLGKLDADHWELYHIAEDFAETRDLAAEHRDKLIEMISLWYVEAGRYEVLPIDGSGLQRLVAERPQITQAQTRYTLRPGTETLPAAVSPRVLNRPHSVTADVEIPPGGAEGVLLCQGTNVGGWSFFVKDGRLHYAHNYVRRTVHRVSPADLVPEGRHELRFEFEPTGAPDFANGKGTPGRARLYIDRSLVGEADFPFITPVAFNPGGMTCGANPGSAVVSDYEPPFRFTGTLHTVVVDLSGELITDMHSEMRMHMARQ